The following proteins are co-located in the Nerophis ophidion isolate RoL-2023_Sa linkage group LG04, RoL_Noph_v1.0, whole genome shotgun sequence genome:
- the zfpl1 gene encoding zinc finger protein-like 1 gives MGLCKCPKRKVTNLFCFEHRVNVCEHCLVSNHNKCIVQSYLQWLQDSDYNPSCLLCNNPLISEDTVRLICYDVFHWSCLNDLATRLPLHTAPAGYQCPSCQGPVFPPSNLASPVADVLKEQLSSVNWARAGLGLPLIDEPVGILEEATANDVTDYTDWSAFDAQQQSHLYHSHSYNASLSQAPNASPPVEENFGSPHKNADPNMQDQSVVNFPATTTCDTITIHAGSSPRKIYDTRDGSSVTQMDFDDDKYRRRPALSWFAQILKNRSGAKRRSFSWKQRVFMLLLVGVLGFFTLIIIMAKLGRASASSDPNLDPLLNPHIRVGKN, from the exons ATGGGGCTTTGCAAGTGTCCAAAGAGAAAGGTGACCAATCTGTTCTGTTTTGAGCATCGTGTAAATGTGTGTGAACATTGCCTAGTCTCCAACCACAACAAG TGCATTGTGCAATCATATCTGCAATGGCTTCAGGACAGTGACTATAACCCAAGCTGTCTTCTGTGCAATAATCCACTGATATCTGAAGACACAGTCCGGCTCATCTGTTATG ATGTATTTCACTGGTCCTGTCTCAATGACTTAGCAACACGCCTGCCTCTCCATACGGCTCCAGCGGGATACCAGTGTCCCAGCTGTCAGGGTCCAGTGTTTCCCCCCTCCAACCTGGCCAGCCCAGTTGCTGATGTGCTTAAAGAGCAGCTGTCATCAGTTAACTGGGCTAGAGCAGGTTTAGGGCTGCCACTG ATTGACGAGCCAGTTGGCATCTTGGAAGAGGCCACAGCCAATGATGTCACAGACTACACAGACTGGTCAGCATTCGATG CACAACAACAAAGTCACCTTTACCACAGCCACTCCTACAATGCCAGCCTCAGCCAAGCACCAAATGCGTCACCTCCAGTGGAAGAAAACTTCGGGTCTCCTCATAAGAATGCTGATCCAAATATGCAGGATCAGTCTGTGGTAAACTTTCCTGCAACGACGACATGTGACACAATTACTATTCACGCAG GCTCATCACCAAGAAAGATCTACGACACGCGAGACGGCAGCTCTGTCACACAGATGGACTTTGACGATGACAAGTACAGACGACGACCAGCATTAAGCTGGTTTGCTCAAATTCTCAA GAACCGCTCAGGGGCTAAGCGGAGATCTTTCTCCTGGAAGCAGCGAGTCTTCATGCTGCTTCTGGTTGGAGTGCTAGGATTCTTCACATTGATCATCATAATGGCCAAACTTGGTCGTGCCTCAGCGAGTTCAGACCCAAATTTAGATCCTCTATTAAACCCCCATATCCGTGTgggcaaaaactga